AGAAGGAAAGGTAAAAAAACACAGTTAATCAAGTGTAGAGGGCTGCTTATGTCAATTACTTGCTCTCTTCACTGATGGCCTCCAAGATCTTGATGAGGCTTTCTAGTCCAAACACATAACCCCGATCAGGCCCATCATGCACCGTCTGGTCATCTCGGAAGCCTTTAAAGGTACTGTGGGCAAAGTCTATCATTCGGACGTCCACGCTGGGGGGCTGTGGATGGGCTTGGTTGTCACAGAGGGGATGAGGGAAGGGGACCGGAGGCTCTTGTGGCCGTGAGAGGAGGTCTATAGGTAGTTGGGCACCTGGAGCAGCCTCCATGGGTTGTGGGGGGCCCTGTGGATTGTGGGGGAGCAACAGGCCCTGACTAGTGTCCTCATTATTGGCAAGGGCTTCAGCTTTGGTCCACACCTCAGCCTCCTTCCCCTCATATATGATAAGTAGTGAGCTGGAGTAAAAGCGGTATGAGGCCTGCCGCTCCAACACTGCCTTCAGACTACGTAGCTTGCTGAGAATGGGCTCAAACAGGTCCCGCCTCAACTGTGCACCATTGTGCATGAACTGGTAGAGAGCATGCCTGAATCCCTCAATGGACAAGCCGCGACCATAATATTTGTTTCTGCACAGATAATGTCCCGTATCCATCTGGTACACCTGCAAAGACGAGGGAAACATAAGAAGATAATGGAACACCCAGGAGGGGTACAAGATACACAGAAATGCACAAGCACATTTAACTTCAATTGGGCATACTACCAAACACAGAGAGGCAGTCATAAAGAAAATATATATCATGGTCAAAATCATAATCAGGACCCCTGTAATTACAAAACAGGAAAGCCATTAGCTAGAGCTGCTTCCTCTGCAGGGAGGGTATATAACTTCTCTATACTCACTGTCGACAAAGTGCAAAGGGAAGCATAATGCTAAATGCTGATGTACATATTTAGCAGCAGATTATATACATTACGAGACAAATATGTAAATCACACAAGACATCtgttcagtaaaaaaaaaaatactgatttGACTACTGTAACAATGGCTCAGTATCACATTTAAACAGCCCCACAGTGCTAACGATGCATTGGCCACATTTTAGGCCAGGAGCACCTAGTGAATttaattgcaacacatttacatcTATACACTAATATATTTGATATGCTGGTCATAAGGATGTGCTATAATAAAAATTGTACATGATACAAACTTTTCCCACATCACCCATTTGTGTAGTGGCCACCAGGTATGGTGTACTGCATCAGTGCTACAGTACCAATGCTAATGTCTCTCATAAATGGCAGGCTATTGTTTCATCCAGACATGCATGGCTCACCTGCATACCACAGACCCGCACCCCCAGCGTTGCAGAGGTGCTCTGCTCACATTTCTTCATCTGCCGTGCTGCCTTCTCTTCTGATGCATCATCTCCATGTTGCCGGGTGCCCATTTTCAGGTCAAGGATGCAAGGATAGCTGAAGTGATGCACAACATTCTCCAACAAAAGGAATTCTGGGAGGAGTCAATGGTCAAGGAGTTTTGATTAATATGATTTTGATCAGCATGGTGGACAGCATGGCGTTTTGGTGGTGGTCTGCTTCTCATATGCACATCTGTCTCACTGATGgtggtaggctaatgcagtgtttcccaaactttttatGTCATGCCATGGCAGTTATTAGCGGACAACCTTTTGCTATTTCTATGTTGTTCTACCGTGGTGTAACTGACTGTTAGTTGCAAGCAGGTGCAACATTCCTTGACCAATAAAAATGGTACAAATGGACCAAACAGTATGCAGATAGTCAGTTAGGTACCTAGGTAACTAACATCATGACATTTGATTTAAATAGTTTACAATTTCAGCCATTTTTTTACTATTatttaacaacaataataaaaaaaaactgaatatGGCTTTTTCCTGCGTATTCTTTGCAGTTTGGGAAACGCTGGACTGATGGAAAGAATGGTTTGCCTCAAAGGCGAGTGCAAAATGAGCTTTAGTAGACAGAACAGATAAATAAAATCTTGGCTTCTATGTGGTTGTTTTAATCTTCTGGCTATCCTGTCAAAACAATCTTGAACCAAGGTCAACAAGTACAAAGTGGTCAACAGTTTTAGTGTGTTCCCACTTTCCTTTGCaaatcataaaataaattagccCTGCCACCAAGGTCAATATGTGgcaatttatttattatttatatgtGGTAATTTAACCCACCCCTTTTTTCATAAATACATAGCTTGTGGTTAAAAATGGCTAGCAATTGCAAACAAGTGCATTTACAGAAAGACTTTTGGATCTCTCTTTTTGTAATTCCATAAATCAAAAAATATTGTAGGTAGTCATTCATTTTTTCACCAAGGTTTTATGGATaaaattagcctagaaatctagacgcaccctagcggcgacaaattaatttgctcagcctgtatgtctagtatcgaaccatagggatttctattggcttaggaccgtggatgttctccaatcacagcggtctattttgttagagagtcttaaggcgggcttaacaggataacgacagtcctgcgactgtgaacaacaaggaaggtggctatggcgaacgaagagcggttgtttgaatcggcgttggcgtcaactttggaggagttggacttgaacacaatgcacttaagtcattactttcgaagaaggatgtatttgccgttttgccgaccggatacggatatggtcgtagcgctggcctattgcatgcctaggcagtttgaaagacaattctctgcccgccccttggattaagcgaggtgaatggttcgatgccagactatacatctcaatgatataggatggccccgccaggctaggataaaatgttttttgttttgttttattttttgaaaatgtaaagCAGGATACTGTAGAGCTTCCTATCTTTGGATTCTGACCGCATCCGGCTAAGCTGTTGTTTGTGACAGCGTAGACTCCAAGGGTTGTGAGTAATCTTCTCTGAGATAAGGCCGCTGTTCCCATCCAGCATTTGGAATGGCACCTCTGAGTGCATCTGCAGTTCAAGTCGTGGGCTCTTCAATTCCTGCAAACTTCAGATCCAGAGTGTAAGAGAGGAAAGGGGATAGGtgggggaagaagagagaatggGACAAAACATATCATTTGCAGCTCTTTACTACAGCAAAATAATGTAACGTAATAATGTAATGCAAAGTTTAACctgcagcctaggctacttgcagaCTTGCTAGTTAAGTTTGTTTAACCAACCAAAAATGTTGTGAGAACAATGTTTACATTACATGTTAAACTGTGCGCTGTAGGAAGGAATACTCTAGATGAGGTTATTTTGAAAGACTACATCATCGCTATTGTCTTGGAACACATGCCAGTTTAGGAGCAATTCATCTTTTATTCACATATTACTAGCCACATATCCATGCCACCCcatacacacaatatacatTTACTACTTTTAATGtattctttaaagttgagctAGCTCTAGAGGCACAATGAATTTCATTACTTATAATTCCTTTTTTGGAGTACATGGCTATAAACTACTCTAACTTCATCAGTATAGGTTCAATTTAAAGTTCTCTGTTAAAGCATATAGTTGTAGCCTATACAGttgtaggggtgggcgatatatatcgtctgcgataatattgtGATTGTAGTTTTAAtgatgtgcaaatttacattatcgagtaattaaattacttatggggaaaaacactcaaaatcacgcattgaaaccccatacattcactaaatccaggagtatgcaagagaagccccgttgcagcagagcaagtgtcacatgatcgctagtgggtccacgttgtcacacacaggcctaatgtttattttgtgtagcgAGATCAAGACGtggcctacttgggattttgtgcagctacttTTGTTCacgtagcattgatgagacagtcacattttttcctacatggtattatatggagagaaaacacttgcctttgagtattttaatagtcagttgtaaacaaagaactcttctcatgtaacccttttgcagtgttgtataaagtactacaaagcaatacttgagtaaaagtacaagtatcacactagaaaaagactttggtagaagtgaaagttaccttttagaatattacttaagtaaaagtcttaaagtatctgatatatactgtacttaagtatcaaaagtaattttctgatatttagtGTACTTaggtatttgaagtaaaagtaaaaagtaaaaagcaagcagttttattttgaacttttattgtgaactttattttggctttcttatagtaaagcataaagcatattcagggttcccatatcttcttaatctcactcatcaaatcaaaatcacattcttttctaggacttttcaggcacaattctcttaagttcaaagaacaaacatcatatttttagagctgacatcaaagaaaaaaaacagaaacagaaatgtcacttttgcatgaacttcaggtaaaaatgaaaaataaataacttatttctttaaaaaaaaaaaatgacttgcTTGTAGGGAGaaaattttggtcatgtggtatgagcatttctagggcttactccccaggtcaccatctcactctcacacacacacacacacacacacacacacacacacacaggccacctaagtccagctactaatatgccagtcattagttgaaactgaaaaggtgtctgttcatcttcaaaagaagctggttttcaaagttgccagaattccGTGCTTGGGagttttccatagtggtggaaattggataaatgaagcaacatttcagctcttactatcctgtagtttttattagtaccatggttcaacaaatgtgtatatAATAACCGAATATAAAAAACCTAATAATATTTAactaagttaacaaaaaatattccactattccacaagttaacaaaaacagaaagaaagaaagcctttgaaatgtagcctatcccacgcttccacacGTAGAAGTTACAACCCCTCACGTAGgttacaacccatgcagaggcattgcattggtgtcatgcacagaatgcggaacgtgtcctactttaagaaaagataggctaacgtgacaaatgtaaatattgttttcctcgaccggcccaaaagtgaagcggcccaccgggaattctcccgatttcccaccccgggcctgattcagtcttactcttcttgaactgaagacaagtcctgcgatgctaaatagcctttcacaggccgctgaggcaggtagcggagttttcagcttcacagaaagctgccaatgtacagaaacattccttgcaaatacggccacgggtgtatgacgttatcttcaccactaccctgttcaccgagttcaccactatcgtccgggtggtcgtctatgataacgggaggtcctctagtaggtgctcgtgcttccatggcggtttcagttgtgcttcctcctcctttagcaacaaacaagcgctgaaATAGAGTGCGGAGTgtgcgtaatgcaatctaggagcagttattcgccaaacctcccttattgcagtcgcacacatttcttctaattttatgttttagtaacgagtaacgaagatgcttagtggaaataaaagtataaattttatctaggaaatgtagtggagtaaaagtgaaagttgacaaatttaaatagtgaagtaaagtacagatacgtgaaatttctacttaagtacagtaacgaagtatttgtactcgttacattacaacactgcccttttgtaaatggactgacgtttgctctaaatatctacgtgtatcgattatgctaactGTATGTAACTgtgcatctctatgggatttctcatatacattagccataagctaacgcattagtttttattctgtaacttggaacgctttctcttaaacaaaacattgaaGGAAATAACCgacagggttgggtagtaacggattacatgtaatctggattacaaaaatcaagtaacttTAATCAGCccattacaataaaaaaattgtatcagattacagttacattgttggggattacctgattacattttatcatgcaaacaatgcaacttttttcATGATAGTAAGTTAAAAGATAGCCAGGCTAACTTATTTACTAACTTAtttactattggggcaggtctctcggcacactgcctgatcttttcctcctaatcttagGTAGGTAataggtaaactatgcagtattggcaatttccttactgttttctcagtttttgcttctttttcgctagctctgtcatgacgaatgtctgagaaactccattgctacaggaatgctttactcagagcaaagagatttcttagatgtaatgaaataataaagacaaatatagccgcaagcggcaatggcgggcccgagcacctgcgggctgcaacccgtgacatgtcagaatccaacaaagcaccgacgtggtgagtttttaaaatgtacatatttcaTGCGTGTGCTATtggtttttgtattttattttctgccacatttactcgcttggccaggtggaggcttaatgcaaggcaggcccattataaatcactagatgtaccgcagagcggtacaaaatttgactgccgcccagtccagcacattttttccacaaaaagaaatcacgctgaaaggcctatatgattctaactgtctcactaaattgcagtatccacactcaattctccctggtatctgctagacaacaagtaccaaaacatgattagttcatagatttcacatgtaaaattcattttatacaaccccacctccatcttgcctgttcataattctgagaaattcttgtttgtgttatgtttatgttatgtgtgtgggtgtgggtgtgtgtgtgtgtgtgtgtgtgtgtgtgtgtgtgtgtgtgtgtgcgtgtgtgtgtgtgtgtgcgtgcttgtgtgtgtacctgcgtatgtgcctgtgcatgcaagcatacatgtgtctactgtgtgagtatgtgtcatatgtatgattactgtgaatgtatgtgtgtgtgtgtgtgtgtgtgtgtgtgtatctgtttgtgcacatgtgtgcacatgaaatgggttaacatgacccctggaggcaaacatacggaaaaaaatggtcatcctaggccctacagttctcaagatattcacagagaactgtgtctgccctaccctcctttcggggggtccagtccagcaggggcgctacagatcaaaacgaaaaatgacggttccatgctatccatgtgggggtacatgcccaccaagttttatgtaccccggtctttcgggaacgaaagtacacaaaacttggcatgcattcggagggtgtcataatgatcctacacttttaatttcatgcagttttgaccttgtcagccagagatattgtgatgaaaacaccccCCAGGACGGCACTCCAGGTATGGGAGAGCATATATGCTCCCTCATCTCTGTTCATCGTCTTGGGCTCCGCTTTCTTATTTTAATCGCCTCCTTTATCCAGCGGTGGTATCGGTTGTTCTCCTGCTTAATgacctcagtctgttaggttagataatcgca
Above is a genomic segment from Alosa sapidissima isolate fAloSap1 chromosome 4, fAloSap1.pri, whole genome shotgun sequence containing:
- the ip6k1 gene encoding inositol hexakisphosphate kinase 1, which translates into the protein MCVPHSMEVGKHSGGHSQGQTPQQQQTQPQQQAGAARQRSGGVPLEPFVHQVGGHTSMMRYDDHTVCKPLISREQRFYESLPPEMKEFTPEYKGVVLVCFEGDLDGYINLVAYPYVESEGLEQEEQVDRERDQPRRKHSRRSLHRSSSDHKEERPVHESDSSENLQELKSPRLELQMHSEVPFQMLDGNSGLISEKITHNPWSLRCHKQQLSRMRSESKDRKLYKFLLLENVVHHFSYPCILDLKMGTRQHGDDASEEKAARQMKKCEQSTSATLGVRVCGMQVYQMDTGHYLCRNKYYGRGLSIEGFRHALYQFMHNGAQLRRDLFEPILSKLRSLKAVLERQASYRFYSSSLLIIYEGKEAEVWTKAEALANNEDTSQGLLLPHNPQGPPQPMEAAPGAQLPIDLLSRPQEPPVPFPHPLCDNQAHPQPPSVDVRMIDFAHSTFKGFRDDQTVHDGPDRGYVFGLESLIKILEAISEESK